Proteins co-encoded in one Rhopalosiphum maidis isolate BTI-1 chromosome 2, ASM367621v3, whole genome shotgun sequence genomic window:
- the LOC113553885 gene encoding PIH1 domain-containing protein 1-like has translation MSSKNFLDVDESIIEKNLLIQSNEEQEFEQFVSGFLNPDSGKLIKPAPGLCIKLLKTDKSKVFINLCYHADIPPPDDITKEELVEVFNSKDPEKFCIPLSIGTEHIETDKSNVQVPVYDVAVNLEFFKKCQNDDVFQTFIVCATIEGVAEKFKLDISAENPIILKNRKCIGSLQQHRIQQRPPRPSTFKKKPLIQELNSKTSLSQLDIHVKPEYRIYVQPEDNPKNIILDVWMPEVHSSQEIDLKCGEDCLLLTTNKQTKYELDICLPYTINQKNVNVTFNTSTKFLSVISPIISSN, from the exons atgtcgtCCAAAAACTTTTTAGATGTCGACGAGtcgattattgaaaaaaaccttttaattcaa agcaATGAGGAACAAGAATTCGAACAGTTTGTGAGCGGTTTCCTCAATCCCGACTCAGGCAAATTGATTAAACCAGCTCCAG gactttgtataaaattattgaaaaccgATAAGTCAAAAGTGTTCATAAACCTCTGCTACCATGCAGATATCCCACCTCCAGATGATATAACAAAAGAAGAACTTGTAGAAGTTTTCAATTCTAAGGATCCTGAAAAATTCTGTATCCCGTTAAGTATTGGTACAGAACACATAGAGACCGATAAAT CTAATGTACAAGTTCCTGTGTATGATGTGGCagtaaatttagaatttttcaaaaagtgtcaAAATGATGATGTGTTTCAAACATTCATTGTTTGTGCTACTATAGAAGGAGTTGCTGAAAAGTTCAAATTAGATATAAGCGcagaaa atccaattatattaaagaacAGAAAATGCATTGGATCTTTGCAACAACACAGAATTCAACAACGTCCTCCTAGaccatcaacatttaaaaaaaaacctttgattcaagaattaaattcaaaaacatcaCTTTCCCAGTTAGACATTCATGTTAAACCTGAGTATAGGATTTATGTGCAACCAGAAGataatccaaaaaatataattttagatgttTGGATGCCAGAAgtg caTAGTTCACaagaaattgatttaaaatgtggTGAAGATTGTCTACTGTTAActacaaataaacaaacaaaatatgagTTGGATATATGTTTACCATAcacaattaatcaaaaaaatgttaatgtaacatttaatacttcaactaaa tttttatcaGTAATATCACCCATTATTTCTAGCAATTGA